Part of the Bdellovibrio bacteriovorus genome, CCAAGTGGAAACCAAAAAACCGAAAAAAGAAGCCCCTCCCGAAAAGGAAAAAAAACCAGAAGTAAAAAAGGAAAATTCTCCTAAAAAAGATCAAGAAGTGACTCCGGCAACACAAACCGGTGAAAGAATGCGTCGTCCAGAAAAGGACGATATCATCCTCCAAGAAGATGACTATGATCGATATGGCGACCAGTCCGCTGAAGATGACGGGGAAGAAGAACACGAAGACCATGAAGAGTCTGAAGAGGATGGTCAATACGTCGGAACGGTCAGTGAGGATATCGAAAAGATCTTAAAAGTGAAGCCCGAGCTAGAGCGTCCGCAAACCAAGGAAGAGCGGGACGAACGCGCCGAGAAAAATAAAGAAGAACCGGAAATAGAAAATGTTCCGGTGCCATTGCCTCGTCCAAAGAATCCAGAAAAAAACGAGGACTCCAAGAAGGTGGATCCTAAAAAAGAGGATTCGAAGAAAGAAGAACCTAAGAAAGAAGAACCGAAAAAAACTGAACCCAAAAAAGAAGAGCCGAAGAAGGAAGAGCCTAAAAAGGAACCAGCGGAAACCGTAGAAAAACCGAAAATGGTCGCGACTCAATCTATTGGTGCGGTGAATTCGGGTCGCTTAGAAAATGCGGTCAATATCCTTAATTGGCAAAAAGAACATGCGCCCGCAGGTTTCAATGTGATTCGCCCTTTTAGAAAAACTCATTTTGCCACCAATGAAATGGCTTACATTCTTCGAATTATCGGAAAAACAACTTTGAACACGGTTCCGAGCTATGTTGTTCCGGTGGGCGATATTTCTTTAGAAAAAGGTGGCACCATTTACAACGACCAGGGGAAGGCGCGACATAAATCTCATAAAACGGGTCGTGATGCCGATGTGGGGTATTATTACGAAAACAAAACTTTGATGACGAACTTGTTTTCGGCCGTCAAAAATAAAAAATCTTGGATGCCCGAGCAGCAATGGGCACTTTTTAAAACGATCGTCCGCACTCAGTATATCGACCGCATCTTTGTTCATCCGGCGCTGAAGCGTGAACTGTGTGATGTGGCCATAAAAAAAGGCGAGATCGATAAAAATGCAAAATCTGGTGTGGCGTTTGAAACTTTACGTCGCTTGATCCCGGACTCAGGTCATGACACCCACTTCCATGTCCGTGTTAAGTGCTCCAAGGCTCAATACGCCTGTAAGCAGATGGTAGATCCCGAAGCAAAAACCGGATGTTTTTGACGAATCCCCGAAGCTTTGCCACACTCATCTTATGGCAGATTGGCGTGATCGCAGTGAAATGAATGGGGATGTGGTTTTCTTTCGTTACGTGTCCGAAGGCATGGAGCGAAGCCACGACGAGGTCTTTGTTTGGGACCTCGACAAAACTTATCTTGATACCACCATCGATTCTTTATCTGGTCTTTTAACCACCGTCTTAGAACGTGCTTTGAACAAAAAAAATGTTCCGGGCACGAACGTTCTTTTGCAGTCGTTGTCTAGTTATCGAAAAAGTCAAAAAGGTTATATGTATTTTCCGATTTATTTTATCACGGCCTCACCGCCGCAGATGGAAGAACGGATCTCAGAAAAGTTTTCTTTAGATAACATCCGTCCCTTTGGCTGTTTTTATAAAGACAATTTAGCCAATCTTCGCCCGGGTCGCTTTTGGCGTTTGACCAAACAAGTCGGGTACAAGCTGCAAGCCTTAATGCAATTACGCACGCGGTTGGGTGATAATGTGCGCCAGATTTTCTGGGGCGATGACAGTGAAACAGATGCCATCATCTATAATCTGTATTCAGATATTTGTTCGCGTCGCTTGGGGCCTCACGAAATTCGCAACACCTTAGAACGCTTAAACGTCACGGGCGAACAAGTGGGAACGATTTTAGATCTGCAAGCGCAAATCCCCGAAAATGATCCCGTGGAAAAGATCTATATCAACTTAGCGACCGACACCGATCCCGACTATTATTTGAAATTTGGCCGTCGCACGCTAGCGACCTATAACACCTTTCAAGTCGCCTTAGATCTGTTTCAAGATCATCGCTTGGACCTTGAAGGCATTTACGGCGTCATTCAAGACATGGTGTATAACTATGGGTATACTCCAGAAGAGTTGATGAAAAGCCTGGATGAATTCATCCGTCGCGGCGTGATCGGGGAAAGAGCTTTCCAAGAAGTGCGCCCTTTCTTTATCGAAAAAGGATTGATGCATCACTCGTATGAGCCGTCCGTGGCCCCATTAAAAGAAAAGACCGTTCAAGAAGGACGTGTTTTTGAAATGGAAGGCGTCCACGAGCCCTGGATTCCTGATCGCATCGATTACTTGCATGACTATAGATAGTTTCTAATTATTCAAAACGCAGTGGGAAAACTGTTGAGATCGGATCGCCCGAGAAGGACTTAAATTCCACGCGGCGTATGGCCTCAAGCAAGCATTTTTTGAAGTCGGGATCATTGATGCTTGAGGAAGCAACCTCGGCTTGATTTACGCGACCCGTTCTTTCAATCGTAAAGCTTAATGAGGCTTGGCCCACAACACCGGGGGTTTTTTGTAAAAGCTGGGTGTAGCATTTAAAAAATGAAGGACGATACGTTTTTAAAGTATCTTGAATATGTTCTGCGGTGAGCCCTTCCACTTTGGGGGCTTCGGTCGTTGCGGTGTCTTGGGGAGCCAGCTCCGGCAGAGACGTCGGAGGCGCCTGTTTTTTATAATTCATTTCGTAATCCGTCGCGTTCCAACGAACACCCTCGCGCGAAACAAAAACACTGCCTTCGCGGCCATAGTTTTCAACCTGCACATCACCTCGTTTGATAATCAAAACAATCCGATCGCTCTCGGCGTCCAGGGTGATCATCGAATTTTCTTGGATACGGATCCGATAGGCCGAATCAAACTCCATGGTGGCATCTCCGTCGGGACCGGTTTCGACAGAGTCTAAGGCAAATAACGTCGATCTTCGGGTCAGGATTTCTTTTTGGGTGAGGTTTTTACGTAAAACAAAAACTTTTCCTAAATTCAATTCAAGACGCGCCAAAGGACGATCGCCCGGTTTTTGTTTTTCTGTTTGGGAGGCGATAAAGAGAGAAAGCAGCAGACTTAGAACACCCGCTGCGATGAGTGCGGGAATAAGCCAATTGGTTTTTTTGGGTGGGGTGTCGTTCGTCTTCGCCATAGAAAAACTATAGCGAAGAACTTAATGAAGATGTACTAAAATTACTTAGTTGCAGGAGCGGCTGTTGCTGCCGGAGTTGTTTCGGTAGCAGCGGGTGCCGTTGCTGATTGACCTTGAGTCACACCGCTTGCTTCCGCTGCAGGATTTTCCTGAGTTACTGGAGCTGCTGGAAGCGGAAGTCCGTCGACGACTGATTTAGTATGAGATGAAGTCAATACCGCCAAAGTTAAGCATGTGCAGGCAAAAATGATTGCTGCCCATACTGTCATTTTACCGGCCAAAGTCTGCGCACCTGTAGCACCTAAAAGAGAATTTGAGCCGCTGGCACCGCCAATACCCAAAGCGCCATCGCTTTTAGAGTCTTGGATCAAGACCAAAACGATCAAAATAAGGGCCGCCAAGATATGCAGAATTCCGATGAAATTTGTCATTTTCTAATTACTCCCGAAGACCCCTGACTATAGGGATAAACCCCGCATTTCGTCCACCCCAAAGTGACTTACCTGGCTCTTGACGCAATAAGTTATTGCGCCTTAAAGTAGAAGAATGAAAAAAATCAGTCTTCTTATCGTATTTTGCTTAAGTATTGTGGCCTGCTCTGAAGAAAGCACGCTGAAGAAAAAAGGTCTTGAGATGGCCGAGAGCAAGTTCACCGAAAACACAAAAGCCGAGGCTCAAGAGGCTCTTTCTAACTCGGAGGTCTTGCAACAAGCTTATTTAGATTTCATGCGTGGTAAATCAGAAATTGAAGTGAGTGACGTCAAAATTCAATCCCCGACATCGGCCGTGGTCTCAACATCCGTAACGACTTATCCGGCAAAATTGCGCAAAACTTTGCTGACCGTAGCCGCAACGGTGGGACGAGATAAAACGCGTCGTTTTAATTTCGGGGATGCCGTGCCTATGGTGGCGGCCCAAATTGGCGTGAAAGCAGAAACAGAAAAACAGCCGTTTGAAGTTTACAAGTTTCAAAAGCAATCCGATAAGTGGATTCCACAAGACTAAGTTTTAAAAAACATTTTTGCAGGATGGAACGATTTGGGTGAGGTCGTTAAATTTTTTAAAGTACCTTAGCCCCAGCAAAGCTTGCGAAGGCCCATCAAAGTGAATTTTGTCTTTAGGATTTCCGGCAAGTCCTGCAGAATCGACAAACCCGGTTTTTTCAAGATTTTTTAAAGACCGATGCATCCCATTTACATAATGGTCTTTGATCAGGGAGTGATCCATCCATTCACGGGACATTTCCCCGGCGATAAACACCGGTGTTTCGGCGTTGCGGTTGGTTAAATCTTTTTGAAAAGCGTGAACAACTTCTTGTAATTGACTTTGGTAAAGGACGCTGCGCGCTTTCCACTGAGGATCTGTGGCGGCAAGTTTAATGTCGGCCTCGCCCTGATGCCAAAGGATGCCAACGACTTTGTTTTCTAAACCAGGTTGCTGCAAAACTTTTTGCGCGGCTGAAATTAGCTGCTGGTAATAAGCTTTTTCTGAGTGCCATTCGGTGATGTTACTGCCACCCACCGCGCCGTTAATAATTAACAAGGCCCGACCTGGAGCCAGTGCTTTTTCAGAATAAATTTTTGCAAAAGGGAGAACGAATCCGCGAATTTTTCGAGGGTTGGTTTGCGCCGGGCTCTTAATGGGTTCTTGGGCGGGTTGATCAGCGATTTTTGAATTTTGCCAGTCCCATTGAAAAATCTTGTGATCTAAAGAGGGGGAGTCTGCGGCTTGTTCGCCAATGCCCCAGCCCGCCGCATTGGATTGGCCGCCAAGAACGAGGATATCATAGCCTTTAAATCCTTCTTCTGCCGACAGGGCAGGAAGGGTCAAGCAAAAATGAATGAGGATAACCAAGAGCCATCGCATTCGGAATTACCAAGCAGTTTTCGTGCTAGCGTGAGCCTAAAACAGGTTGCAGTAAGGGGTTTTTAGGGTGCACCAAAACTGACCAGAGTGCCTTTTTTTGGAGCGATGAGTAGGGCGTAGACAGATCTTCCTCGTGATTTCCAGCACTTAGGGCTGTTAAGTAGGGGCCTTTTCTTTGCAGACTTAGGTGGCATATGAAAAGCACGTTACGCAATACTATTTTATCCCTTATGTTTGTCTTGGCTTGGGTTCCGGCATGGGCTCAGACCCTTGATGAATCTCTCACGGTCACGGAGGTTGAAGAAAAAGTCTTGGAGGTCCCGAAGCTTTCCGAGGAAGCAAAGGCCGATAAGATTTTGATTCGCGTTTCAGACGATCGCGTGTTTGAAGTCGACACTGTTCCCAATGTCGAAGAGATGAAAGCCGCTTTAGGTTTAATTCTTCCCGATAAAGTAAAAGCTGAAATCCTGGCTCGCGGGGGCGTGATTGAAGACGTCAACCCGATGGAAGCCTACGATCAAATGTCTGCTGAAGATAAAGCAAAATTCAAAGAAGCGCGTATGCATTTCTTAAGCAATGCCGCTCGGATTTTAACAAGTTCTCGCATGGTTTTAGGTGCGGGAAGCTTGGTGGGCGATGCGTTTAGTTTTGTAACCGTAAAAGTAAAAAAAGCTTTCGGTAAAGAAGTCGATCAAGGCGAAAAAGTACGTCGCACATTTTCGGAGCGCAGCTATCAGGCGGTTCAATCCGCTCTTAAGGGTATTGACTATAAATTATGGAATCAAGCGCCGATGGTTATTGATTCTAACGAATTCGGATTAAGCCTTTCATTGGGAATCGTTGCGGAAACCGGCGTGCTCAAAAAAGGTGGCGGCGGTGCTGAAGAAATTGGTATCAGCTTAGCCGTGAATAAGTCTAAGCGTGCTTTTGTATTTGAAATTTTCCATAACTCAGAGAGTTTTGATAACACTAAAGCCGCCATTTCTGTTTTGGGAGTGGTTGGTAAAGCGGGCATGACGATGGGTCACCGTGAGGACGCCAGAACTTTAAAGGGCAGCTCTTTTTATCCGCCAGCGGTCCCTGGATTTAGCACCACCTCGTCAGAGTTTTTCGCCGCCGGATTTAGCTCAAGCTTAGGTCTGCCGCCCCCTCCATTAGCGGATCTTATGACGTTTACGAACAAATTTGAGCGTCATGTCTGGATCCGCGTCACCGTGTCACCAATGGTCAAAGGCTTTGTCCGAGTCCAATTTGGTGATGTTCGCGGTTCAATGAAGCTTGTTGCAATGCGATTTGTTGACGTCTTCCACGCAATATCTGACAAAGTCGTTAAGTTGGCGGGAAAGAATCGTCGCTGCTCTGCAGTGTTCCAATAATCCGCTGACCTTCAGTCAGGTCCTAAACAGGGCCTAAATAAGGTGGCGGAATGCGATTTATTGTATTTGAGGGCTTAGACGGCTCTGGCAAAAGTTCACTGATGAAAGCTTTAGAGCAAGAGCTTGAAAAGCGTTCGGTGAAATTTATCCGCACTCGCGAGCCTGGTGGAACCCCGCTGGGTGATGAAATCAGAAATATGATCCTAAGAAAAGAAGGTCCGGCTCCGGTGTCTCGTGCGGAATTGCTTTTGTACGAAGCCAGTCGCGCCCAACTTGTAGAACAAGTGATTCGTCCGGCATTGCAAAACAAAACCTGGGTTCTTTGTGATCGTTTTGCTGCCAGCTCTGTCGCCTTTCAAGGGGGCGGTCGCGGTATTTCTGAAAATGATGTTCATACTTTAAATAGTTTTGCGACCGGCGATTTGAAAGCAGATCTGACGGTTCTTTTAGATCTTTCCGTGGAAGAATCACGCCGTCGTCGTCAAGGGCGAGGTGAGGCTAACGGCGAATCTGAAGATCGCATTGAATCGGAAGCCGATAGCTTTCATGAAAAAGTTCGACAGAGCTTTTTAAAACAAGCGGCGGCCGAACCGAAAACCTGGTTGGTGCTGAATGCGCAGGAAACTCCAGCGCAGCTTTTTGAAAAGTTATTAGCCGCTGTTCAGCAAAGAGGACTTCTGTAAGTGGCACGGCTGCTAGATTTTATTTTAGGTCATCAAGAGATCATCACGAAGCTTGTCAGTTCGTTTGAACAAGGCAAGCCCGGGCAGACCTATTTATTCGTCGGTCCTTCAGGGATCGGTAAAAAGATGACCGCGATGGGTTTAGCGCAAGCTTTGATGTGTCCGCAAAGTCGTCGCGGCTGTGGCAAGTGTCCATCGTGTTTTCGCGTGGCTCAAGGCACTCATGAAGGCTTAAAAATAGTTTCGCCTAGTGGGACGAACATCAAAATGGAGCAAGCTAAAGAAGTTTTAGACTTCTTAAGTTTGCGAAGTCTGAGTGGCAACCGTGTGATCATCATTGATCAAGCTCAATCTTTAAATCCCCAGGCGGCCAATGCCCTTTTAAAAACTTTGGAAGAACCACCGGAAGGTACTTTCTTCTTTTTGATTTCCCCGAGTGTGGCGGGGTTGTTACCGACCATCCGGTCGCGCTCTCGCGTCGTGCAGTTTAAGCCTTTAAAGGCCGAGGATCTTTCTAAAAAGTCCAAAGCTCCGGCGTGGGCCCTGAATGCGGCGGGAGGCAGTTTTGAAAAACTAGCGCAATTGCAAGAGGGTCCGGAGCAAGAGGTGCGTCAAAAAGCGATTGAGCTTTTGACGGTGTTTTTAAATGACCAAGATTTCTTGTTAAGTGAACTGTGGCGTTCCGAATTCAAAGACCGTGCACAAGGAGCTCGCATTGTTAGTTATTGGGCAGGATTCATGAAAGATGCCGTTTATCTGCAAGAAGGTCAAAAGACACAAATCGTGAACTTGGATCAGCCCAGCCTTATTAAGACTTTGGCCGAAAACAGTCGTGAGTTTTTATTAAATCTGATTCAAAAGACCCTGCAAGTCGAGCAATCCTTGTTAGCCCATCGTGATGCCCAGCTGGTGATGGAGGAATTTTACATCACCTCTCGACCTCAATAAAAGTTCCGTGTAAGCTGTCTTACATGGAATGGATCGATATACACGCACATTTAAATATGCTCGAAGAGGGCGTTGAAGCCGCAATTCATAACGCTCAATCGGTGGGGGTTAAAAAAATCATCACCATTGGGACGGATCCTGGCGATCATCCTTTGGTTTTAGATATTGCCCGCAAATATTATCCCGACGTGTATTGCACGTTGGGTGTCCATCCCCATGACGGAAAAGTTTATACCGAAGACGTCGGAAAATTTATCGAGATGCACGCCACAGATCGCGAGGTCGTCGCCGTCGGTGAAATCGGTTTAGATTATTACTACAATCAGTCTCCGGTCGAGGATCAAAAACATGCCTTCCGTGCCCAGCTCGAAATTGCCAAGCTCACCGGTTTGCCAGTCGAAATTCACACTCGTGATGCCGAAGCGGATACGATTGAAATTCTTAAGGAATTCAAAGGCGATGTGCGCGGGGTGATTCACTGTTTCACCGGTACGGAATGGTTAGCCAAAGAAGCTTTAGACGTTGGGTTTAATATTTCCATCAGCGGTGTTGTGACCTTTAAGAATGCCGACAGTCTGCGAGATACAGTGAAAATGTTGCCGGTGGATCGCATTCATGTCGAAACGGACGCGCCATTCTTAGCCCCCATACCCATGCGCGGTAAAAAAAATACGCCCGCTTATGTGTTGCATACGGCAGAGTTTGTGGCGAATTTAAAAGGACTTTCCATTGAGACTCTGTGTGAGCAAACCAAGAAAAATGCTTTAGATATGTTTCCGAAAGTTCAGTGGAACTAAGCAAGTGATTAAACTTCTGTAATAGTGGTCAACTTTACTTACGGGTTGTGTACATGAGGCCCCTTAAGTAGTATCCCTGCGGCATGTCAGTTTTGAGTTTAGGGAAATCAGTTAAACATTATTTTAACTACCGGCGGCGCTTTGAGAGCATCCCGGGATTTACCGAGTTTTACAATACGGAAAATCAAAAATTTTCGATCAATGCTGTCCGCACCCTTTGCAGTTTAGGGGTGGTTCTTTACTCTGCGGTCGGTATCTTAGACTACACGGTCTTTACTGAACACTTCCCACTTTTTATATCCTTGCGAATCGTTTTTGCGCTGGTGACCGGAACCTCACTTCTTTTGACTTTTACAAAATGGGGGAAAGCTCACGCCCTGCATTTGGTTTTCGTTAGCGCGTTGTTTGGCGAACTGTTAATTTCTTTTATGATATCGCAGTTAAGTGGTTGGAGCAGTTTGTATTTCGTGGGGAATATTTTAATCACCAACGCCGTGACAATGTTTATTCCGTGGCGGCCCCGGGTCAACGCGCTTTACTGTGCACTTTCTTTATTGGGATACATTTGCATTGTAGGTTTTTATCATCCATTCGCCATCGAAATGGCGATCCCGGTGACTTTTATGTTCGCCAATAATATCAATTCTTTTTTTTCAAGTCTTGCCAGTGAAAGTGGCCGAATGTCGCAATGGGCTTCTGTTTTAAAAATTGAGCGCCAGCATGAAGAGCTCATCCGCCTTAATGAAACTAAAGAAAGATTTTTTGCTAATATCAGCCACGAACTGCGCACGCCGTTGACGTTAGTCATCAGCCCGCTGGGGGCTTTGGCAAAAAGGGGTGGGGGCTGGGTGTCCCAAGAACTAGTGGCTTCGATGGTGTCAAATGCGCAAAGACTTTTGCGTCAAGTGAACTCACTTTTAGATTTAGGTAAAATTGACTCTCAGGAAATGAAAATCCATCTTGAGGTGGGAAACCTTAAAGATCTTTTGGTGGATCTTCATCGCGCGAGCGTCCCCGGGGCGTATGAACGTGGGATTAATATTGAAATTCAAACGCCCCCAGCGATTGCGAACTCAAAATTCGATTTTGAAAAAGTTGAAACCATTTTGGCCAACTTGATTTCCAATGCGATTAAATTTACGCCCCCGCGAGGGCACATTGTTTTATCTTGTGAACTAAAAAACAATGGTTACGCCCGACTTTCGGTGCGCGACACTGGGCCAGGTATTCCGTTAGAAGAACAGGAAAAAGTGTTTGAGCGCTTCCACCAAGTGGAAGGCGCAAATAAAGAGGCTAGCAAGGGAACGGGGCTGGGTCTTTCTGTCGCGAAAGAACTTATCGAACTTCATAACGGGAAAATTTGGTTTGAAAGCGTGCCTAAGCAAGGAACGACATTTTTCGTGGAAATTCCTTTCTTAGAAACGAAAGAGCCGGTGGCTGATGCCTTTAGTCGCGAGGAATTGCGTGTCACCTTGTTAAGCGATATTGCCCGCGGTGAAGCCGCCTCTGAAATAATTCTGACAGAAGAAAACAAGCGTCGCATGCAACAACGTCGTAAAGATAAGCCGGTGGTTTTATATGTCGATGACAGTGGTGATTTACGTCGTTATGTCGATAGTATCTTAAGCGGATATTACACGGTCCTATTGGCCGAAGATGGAGAGCGTGGGCTGGCAGAGGCGGTGACTTATCATCCGGATCTAATTCTTTGTGATGTGATGATGCCGAAAATGGACGGCTTTGAAATGTGCAAAAGAGTTCGTGAAGACGCGACTCTGAAGTCGACACCGTTGGTGTTATTAACAGCGAACTCTTCACTGGATGCAAAAATCGAGGGCCTAGAAGGTGGCGCGGATGATTATTTAAACAAACCATTTTCTGAGCGAGAGCTTTTGGTGCGTCTTAAGAACTTGATTTCTTTACAAGAAAAAAGTCGCGAACTAAAACAGCAAATGGAAGCCGCAAAACGCTTGCAGATGATGCTCTTACCGCCGTTAACGCAAACTCTTCAGGGTGTTAAAATCGAAGCGATTTATCGGGCGAGCAATAACTTATCGGCCAACTTTTTTGATACCGTAGCGATAGGAAAGTGGATCTATGTTTACTTAGCGGAAGTCGCCGGACGCGGCCTGGCCGCCGCGCAAGTGACTTATTTGGTTCGCGAGATATTTAAAAATACTTTGATCGAAGAAATGGACCTCGATGTTTTGTTTGATCGTGTTCGCCGTGCCTATGTCGCTCGTTTCCCCGAGTTTGATTTGAATTTGCAGA contains:
- a CDS encoding penicillin-insensitive murein endopeptidase — translated: MVATQSIGAVNSGRLENAVNILNWQKEHAPAGFNVIRPFRKTHFATNEMAYILRIIGKTTLNTVPSYVVPVGDISLEKGGTIYNDQGKARHKSHKTGRDADVGYYYENKTLMTNLFSAVKNKKSWMPEQQWALFKTIVRTQYIDRIFVHPALKRELCDVAIKKGEIDKNAKSGVAFETLRRLIPDSGHDTHFHVRVKCSKAQYACKQMVDPEAKTGCF
- a CDS encoding phosphatase domain-containing protein produces the protein MADWRDRSEMNGDVVFFRYVSEGMERSHDEVFVWDLDKTYLDTTIDSLSGLLTTVLERALNKKNVPGTNVLLQSLSSYRKSQKGYMYFPIYFITASPPQMEERISEKFSLDNIRPFGCFYKDNLANLRPGRFWRLTKQVGYKLQALMQLRTRLGDNVRQIFWGDDSETDAIIYNLYSDICSRRLGPHEIRNTLERLNVTGEQVGTILDLQAQIPENDPVEKIYINLATDTDPDYYLKFGRRTLATYNTFQVALDLFQDHRLDLEGIYGVIQDMVYNYGYTPEELMKSLDEFIRRGVIGERAFQEVRPFFIEKGLMHHSYEPSVAPLKEKTVQEGRVFEMEGVHEPWIPDRIDYLHDYR
- a CDS encoding TonB family protein codes for the protein MAKTNDTPPKKTNWLIPALIAAGVLSLLLSLFIASQTEKQKPGDRPLARLELNLGKVFVLRKNLTQKEILTRRSTLFALDSVETGPDGDATMEFDSAYRIRIQENSMITLDAESDRIVLIIKRGDVQVENYGREGSVFVSREGVRWNATDYEMNYKKQAPPTSLPELAPQDTATTEAPKVEGLTAEHIQDTLKTYRPSFFKCYTQLLQKTPGVVGQASLSFTIERTGRVNQAEVASSSINDPDFKKCLLEAIRRVEFKSFSGDPISTVFPLRFE
- the secG gene encoding preprotein translocase subunit SecG; this translates as MTNFIGILHILAALILIVLVLIQDSKSDGALGIGGASGSNSLLGATGAQTLAGKMTVWAAIIFACTCLTLAVLTSSHTKSVVDGLPLPAAPVTQENPAAEASGVTQGQSATAPAATETTPAATAAPATK
- a CDS encoding sialate O-acetylesterase is translated as MTLPALSAEEGFKGYDILVLGGQSNAAGWGIGEQAADSPSLDHKIFQWDWQNSKIADQPAQEPIKSPAQTNPRKIRGFVLPFAKIYSEKALAPGRALLIINGAVGGSNITEWHSEKAYYQQLISAAQKVLQQPGLENKVVGILWHQGEADIKLAATDPQWKARSVLYQSQLQEVVHAFQKDLTNRNAETPVFIAGEMSREWMDHSLIKDHYVNGMHRSLKNLEKTGFVDSAGLAGNPKDKIHFDGPSQALLGLRYFKKFNDLTQIVPSCKNVF
- the tmk gene encoding dTMP kinase — encoded protein: MRFIVFEGLDGSGKSSLMKALEQELEKRSVKFIRTREPGGTPLGDEIRNMILRKEGPAPVSRAELLLYEASRAQLVEQVIRPALQNKTWVLCDRFAASSVAFQGGGRGISENDVHTLNSFATGDLKADLTVLLDLSVEESRRRRQGRGEANGESEDRIESEADSFHEKVRQSFLKQAAAEPKTWLVLNAQETPAQLFEKLLAAVQQRGLL
- the holB gene encoding DNA polymerase III subunit delta'; this encodes MARLLDFILGHQEIITKLVSSFEQGKPGQTYLFVGPSGIGKKMTAMGLAQALMCPQSRRGCGKCPSCFRVAQGTHEGLKIVSPSGTNIKMEQAKEVLDFLSLRSLSGNRVIIIDQAQSLNPQAANALLKTLEEPPEGTFFFLISPSVAGLLPTIRSRSRVVQFKPLKAEDLSKKSKAPAWALNAAGGSFEKLAQLQEGPEQEVRQKAIELLTVFLNDQDFLLSELWRSEFKDRAQGARIVSYWAGFMKDAVYLQEGQKTQIVNLDQPSLIKTLAENSREFLLNLIQKTLQVEQSLLAHRDAQLVMEEFYITSRPQ
- a CDS encoding TatD family hydrolase — protein: MEWIDIHAHLNMLEEGVEAAIHNAQSVGVKKIITIGTDPGDHPLVLDIARKYYPDVYCTLGVHPHDGKVYTEDVGKFIEMHATDREVVAVGEIGLDYYYNQSPVEDQKHAFRAQLEIAKLTGLPVEIHTRDAEADTIEILKEFKGDVRGVIHCFTGTEWLAKEALDVGFNISISGVVTFKNADSLRDTVKMLPVDRIHVETDAPFLAPIPMRGKKNTPAYVLHTAEFVANLKGLSIETLCEQTKKNALDMFPKVQWN
- a CDS encoding ATP-binding protein; protein product: MSVLSLGKSVKHYFNYRRRFESIPGFTEFYNTENQKFSINAVRTLCSLGVVLYSAVGILDYTVFTEHFPLFISLRIVFALVTGTSLLLTFTKWGKAHALHLVFVSALFGELLISFMISQLSGWSSLYFVGNILITNAVTMFIPWRPRVNALYCALSLLGYICIVGFYHPFAIEMAIPVTFMFANNINSFFSSLASESGRMSQWASVLKIERQHEELIRLNETKERFFANISHELRTPLTLVISPLGALAKRGGGWVSQELVASMVSNAQRLLRQVNSLLDLGKIDSQEMKIHLEVGNLKDLLVDLHRASVPGAYERGINIEIQTPPAIANSKFDFEKVETILANLISNAIKFTPPRGHIVLSCELKNNGYARLSVRDTGPGIPLEEQEKVFERFHQVEGANKEASKGTGLGLSVAKELIELHNGKIWFESVPKQGTTFFVEIPFLETKEPVADAFSREELRVTLLSDIARGEAASEIILTEENKRRMQQRRKDKPVVLYVDDSGDLRRYVDSILSGYYTVLLAEDGERGLAEAVTYHPDLILCDVMMPKMDGFEMCKRVREDATLKSTPLVLLTANSSLDAKIEGLEGGADDYLNKPFSERELLVRLKNLISLQEKSRELKQQMEAAKRLQMMLLPPLTQTLQGVKIEAIYRASNNLSANFFDTVAIGKWIYVYLAEVAGRGLAAAQVTYLVREIFKNTLIEEMDLDVLFDRVRRAYVARFPEFDLNLQMMRMNSLNGEVEYLRTNAAKPALLNEKCEIQEVEVPQTPAISPLSSPSKYKTGEVIRFKLARNTKLYSYSEGAYHFKLSSQREFGHGRLLRTFAGTHILEWPEGLTETLQSENDGQDSFSEDITILRISFQDSTWSAAASVPFR